The Fusarium fujikuroi IMI 58289 draft genome, chromosome FFUJ_chr01 sequence GTGTGTTGAGCGCATGGGAGAGCGAAGCCGCCATTGTGTCGGTGAATGCATTACGGGCTTCAGGACGGTGAAGCTTTATGACTATGACATGTGTCACTTCTTTGGAAGAGGGGGgatgatggaagagctgTAGGGCTGGGAGGTTGAGGGTTGCATAGCTGTCGGGAAGCCAAGGCGATGCCATTGCGATTCTTGGTATTGTGAGTAATAAACGAAGTATGGTATGAATGAGTGAAGCTGAGGCCAGGACGATGTTGATTTAGAGTGCGACGGATTGATTGGGCTTCTTCAGTTGAGCCGCGGAATGGTGACAGCGTCTCTTGACTTACAAGGTTGAGCCGAGGTGCAATCTAAATAAGCGCAGAAGTGTCGAGTGAGTGTCGCTTGATTATCCCCGGTGTTGTATATAGTTCCTAGCTTCTCAAGTAAGTAAAGAAGATTGTGAAAATGAATGAAAGAGGAATGATAATGAGAGAGCATGTGAATGCCAGTATCACATGAAAGTGTATTGGCCTTATTAGTTCAAGATCGTCAGTGTCATCGTCAAGCGGCTTAAATTCCGCCTCCTGTTGTCTTGATGAGAACCAAAAAGAGCATTTATTCAGATCATTTCCACTTAGAAAATGTGAGCGGGATCATTCTAAGCTATCTATTCGACCATTGCCCTCGGCTGTTCTCACATCTTTATTCTAAAGGTGTTTATTCTAAAGTCCAATATAGCCGTTAAGGTACAAATGGGTTTCAAAGTTATCGTTAAGTGTTGTATCCTGTTGGTATTTTTACTTCTCATTAAATATTAATCCATGAATCGTACACTGAGGCCACTCATGCAGTATTTGGACCTTTTGCATATTCAATCATCATATCTAAATAACATCGCTTATtacaagttcatcatcaagcaatTATTAGCACGTACAGTGCATTCTCCACTAAACACACCGTACACACATGACTAATCCTTGGTTGACcagccaaaaaaaaaaactccGGAAGCCCAGATTAACCACCAATGCAAAAGTCTCTCCACAAGCTCCAAGTTTTAGTTGAGCCGTTCTGACCAAAGACGCAAACGCGAGAGAGACTATGCTGTCTCGAGTATTGAATCATGGTCTATCAATGGGAACCACACAAAGATGTGTGCTATCAACTCTATATCAATGAACGTCGGTCCCTCGAGGATATCATGGTGCACATGAAGAATGTTTACCAGTTCACCCCGAGGTAAGTGCTCGCTCAGTGTAAGTGACCGCTCTTCTCGACTTGACTTACACGACCTATTTCAGCAAACGCGCTTTTCAAGTTCAGTTTAGTCGATGGAAGTTTCCTACAAAACAAAGACTAAAACACAAGGATGATCGACTTGTGAATCGCGTCCATGAGCTATGGAAGAGAAATGTCCCTCAAAGTGAAATGCTACGAATCCttactgatgaggatggcttTGACATCAATTCCCGTGAACTCATGAGAGTGCGTGCCCGCAATCGATGGCTTCTTAGAGTTCGAAATGGTGACCGAGCAAGATctggtggtgatgctgagCCTGACGATGAGAATCTCGAGGATGATACTTCACTAGACGACAGAGACGTGACCATTCCACTGCCTGACCAAGAACCCAGAGATCTTGACCAGCCAACAATATATGCTCCTGAAAACTCAACGCAAGAAGATTCCATCTCTGTCCCAACAACACCCAAACCACGCAAGATTAGCAAAAGACAAAGCCGAAGGAATCGTCAACATCTCACTGAATCAGAACACATTGTCCGTTTCCCATCTGAAATGACCCTGAACGATTCCAAACAAGCCCTCGGTCTCGATGCGACCACTTATGCAGAGGCTCGCGAGTGTTTTGCTCGAATCTGTCAAGAAGAGTCCATCGTCAAGAAAACCCAAGCTGGACCAGGAAGATGGGACTATGTTAAGAACCGCCTGATCCATGAGCGACCACATCTACAACAGGCCTTGTGGCTTTCCAAAGAGGACCTTGAGAGAAAGCAGCTTGCCTTGGACGTTATTTGCACTGACGTGACCAAGCGTCTACGCAACCAGGATACCAGAATGACTCTCGTCGATGCAAAGAATGAGCTAGGTCTCAACCCAGAAGAGTCTCATGAAATCCGCGCTGCTTTGCATGAAGTTCTATGCGATGCAAAGTTTACATGTAAAACTGATGGAACCCCAGAGCAATGGGAAGAACTGAAGAAGCGATGGCTCGAGAAGTCAGAACGGATGAGGGCAATCCCCCTTCATGGAAACGATGAATCATCTCGCCGAAAAGTCAAGGCAGTCGAGATCGTCGCTCGAGATGTGATCAAGAGAAGACGCGACGAGAAGAGAtccaagaccaccaagagTGGCAAAGCTCCTAAGCAGAAGGAGTCACCAAAGCGCAAGTCTCAGAATGACAAACCACGAGATACTGTTCAGGACCCGCAACTCACCGAGGCCCAACCAAGCAtatatcaacaacaagccCAAAGAGCGATAGACAAACCCCATGCCTTCGGAATGTCGGAGAGGGGAGCCCCAGGGTCCAGTTCACCTGCGCATCCGATGATAGACCAGCCCATGGATGACAACGGGTATGAGCCTGTCCATGAGCCAGTCGTCTCACGTATTGCCTATACAACACCCGGACAGCCACCAGCACCACAACGGCCAGGACAGGTACAATTACCGGCTCTGGGCATGCCCACTTCTCAGGCTGTCCTACCCCAACCCCATAGAATGCTGGGCTCGTCCACTACCAACACCGTGCCCATGGACGCTCAGTACAGCTCATCGATGTACTTAGGGAATCAACCACAGGCAAACTATATGCAGCAGCAATACGTGCAGCACCCATTCTCGGCATCGGCGTCCAATACAATGTTCTCCCCTGTGCCTTCAGTACCTGCCGTGCCATCATCTTTTGCAGTATTCATGCGATTGCACCCTACTTCGACATATCCAGCCAATACCAGCCTGTGGATATCTACAATGTCTTCACAATCAATCCAGGAGCTACGACAGGTCGCGGTTGCCAAGTTTCCCGGGGCGATGTGTGTTCGTATCGAGGGCATCATTAAGGACCCCAAGGGCAACGAATTACCCCTTCAGATacaaggagatgatgagttggCAGCATATTTTGACCATATGCAGAGTGGAACGCCGACTTTTACTGTTCAGCTTGTGCAACACGGCAGCATATGATCACTTCGTGTACCTTTGAATGCGAAGAGCTACCATGGTACTTATGATAACAATGACAACAACAATAGGACGGGCGGACGGAGTTTCGGGACAATACACAGCATATGATTGGCAGGCTTGACAGTTTTCTGGGCGTCGGGATGGAAGCATTGAGAGAGCGGACTTGGTCTCCGCGATATTTTTTGGGGAATGCGGCTGAGACGTTCATCAACGGCGGTGGCCAACCTCCGAAGATCTGACGTCTCGGCTATTGTAATTCATTGTATGGATACGTGAAAGCATTCACTGCTTCAGAACATATAATACAGAATAAAGACTTGATTCGAGGTTCATTGGAACAGGATTGGTAATACATGATAGTGAAACTGGCCGAGGCCGGCGGTGACGTGCTTTGATGTGATAATTGCTCTTCAAAGTGCCCCCTCTATAGTCAATATTGATCCTTGAAATCACATTGAGCATCCACTTTGGTCAGTTATTCAGCCATCGATAGATCCTATCTTCCAAGACTGAGTGAGAAGCTCCGGGCCCGGCCGGTGCGGATCGGGATCGTAGATATGAGAAGACGGACATTGCACAGCGCGACTGCTGAATTATACCGAGGAAACAATAACGGAAAAGGCAAGTATAAGAGGAAATAGAATAACACAACCAATGAGAATTAGACAAAAGCCTCCACGCCGTAGCAGATCTAATCGAAGCCGATCCCAGGGCCTGAAGACGTCCGAAACAAGGCCCCGTGGTGTGGGGTTCGGGAATTATAGTGCGGTATTCCAACTCCGTCCTAACAATTTTCCCATTGCCGTCGACTTCAACACTTAAGCTCGGCATCGACGTCTCCTCGTCGGCCAATTCCTATCCCGACACACTCCTACAGCTTCGACCAGCTCCTCTACACCCTTTTACGACCTATACATATTAATTATTCCTGCTGCTGACTCTCAACCTCTGCCCGCGCACAAGCTACATCGTCATGGCTTCTCTTCAATTGCGCACTCAGCGTGCTGCTCTCCGGAGCTTGCGGACACCCACCACAGCTAGTTGTCGAACTACGAGGCTACCTGCTTCTTTCTCCCGCTCTTACGCTACCGAGATCGAGCCTGAGAGGCCGAATAAGAAAACCCCCGCCGACAGAGTAACGAGACAAAGGTGGGAAGGACATTCCAAGGACAGGTCATGGGCAGTATTGGATCTCGATTAAGGCGTGAGCGGGAGCAGCGAGAGAAGTACGAGGAGTGGCGCAACATGACAGACCCTACAAGGAACTGGATGGTGACATTTGGTACGTTCAATCCCTCGTTTTAAAGACCAGAAGTCCAACAAATGATAGTCTTCCTCTCGGGCGTTGGTATCTCATACTGGCTTGGTACATATTGGCCAAGAGACCCCGAGCCCACGTCGACACTACCCCTCAACAAATCCAAAGCTCCCAAGCACAACACGAAGCTCGAGAACATGCAGGCTGCCTGGGCCGACTTTGTCAAGATTGTCGGCCAAGAAAATGTCAGCACCGCCGAGAACGACCTCGAACACCATGCTACGTCCAGCTGGTCCTCTCATCAGGCTGGCCCCGAAGACCGTCCCTTTTGCGTTGTCTATCCCTCTAGCACTGAAGAGGTGTCTGAGATTATGAAGGTCTGCCATAAGCGCAAGATTCCCGTTACAGGCTATAGCGGCGGTACCAGTCTCGAAGGTCACTTTACACCTACCCGCAAGGGCATCTCCATCGACTTTGGCCGTATGAACAAGATTATCAATCTTCACAAAGAGGATCTAGATGTTGTTGTCCAGCCTGCCATGGGCTGGGAAGCTCTAAATGACCACCTGGGGCATGAGggtctcttcttccctcccgACCCTGGCCCTGGTGCTATGATTGGAGGTATGATTGGCACTGGGTGCAGTGGCACCAACGCCTATCGCTATGGTACTATGCGCGAGTGGGTTCTCAGCTTGACTGTCGTTCTTGCTGATGGTACTGTCATCAAGACCCGGCAGCGACCTCGCAAGAGCTCTGCTGGCTACGATCTCACCAAGCTGTTCATCGGTTCCGAGGGTACCCTTGGCCTCGTGACTGAGGCTACTCTCAAGGTCACCGTCAAGCCTGAGTCTACCAGCGTCGCTGTGTGCAGTTTCCCCTCGATCCGTCATGCTGCTACTTGTGTGAGCAAGGTCGTGGCCCAGGGCATCCCCGTTGCTGCTGTCGAGATTCTCGACGACAACCAGATGAAGTGCATCAACGATGCGGGCATGACATCGCGAGCTTGGACAGAGGCAGCAACACTCTTTTTCAAGTTCGCTGGGACTCCTGCCGGTGTCAAGGAGCAGGTTGCCCAAGTGCAGGGGCTGGCTAAGCAGGCTGGCAGCAAGACCTTTGAGTTTGCTAAGAGCCAAGAAGAGCAGGACGAGCTGTGGAGTGCACGAAAAGAGGCTCTCTGGAGTACTACAGCTGTCAAGAAGCCCGGTGACCACGTGTGGACAGGTGATGTTGCTGTACCCATGAGCAAGCTACCAGATCTGATCGAGGAGACCAAAGAGGATATGGCAAAGAGTGGCCTGTTTGCTTCCATCGTAGGACATGTCGGTGATGGCAACTTCCACACCATTCTGCTGTACAACGATGCTCAGCGTGCAAAGGCCGAGGCTGTTGTGCATCGcatggtcaagaaggctgttgagaTGGAGGGTACCGTGACGGGTGAGCACGGTGTTGGACTTGTCAAGCGGGATTATCTCCCCCATGAGCTTGGCGAGTCTACAGTTGACGCTATGCGACAGGTAAGAAATATTGCCCATATATTGAAATGAGCAGCTTGCTAACAGTCATtgcagatcaagaaggcctTCGATCCTCTATGTTTGCTCAACTGTGACAAGGTTGTGCGGGTACAAAAACccaagaagggagaggtCGACGAATGGTAGAGAGTCATGAAATACGCATGATATGGGAACGGATAGGAGGAAAAGGAGCATGATGATACCTGGTGTAGCGTGTACGATGTAGGAATAGATGGCTTGAACGGCAGTCACAGAGACTCGTCTTTGCAAAAGCTTGTGTATAAGAACAGTTTAGCAGAAACCTTGACAAAGTTCACCCTTGCGATTTATAAAGATGGTGCATTATTGATTCTTAGCAGTTGATGTAGTTGTTAGTCATATGTTGCACTCGGAAATGTACTCGCTCTTCTTCTATTGCTTTCAAAGTGCTAAAGGCCCTATGACCTTCGGCGACCACACCTAACTTTCAAGTCAATATAATTAACTGCAGTTACCTTGAGTTCATATTACTTATTAGGGGTTCATTACAGTCAGCTCTTGGATGCCACGGGCTGCCTGCATAAATATGTTGTGAGTCAATCTCTATACAACACTGGAGTCAGATTTGTAAGGACACCGAGAAATTCTTTCATGCCCCAGATCCTATCTAAGATGCCCAAGATCATGCACAACTCAGTTGATCCAGCGCAATAAATGAAAACATTGACtgcagaagaacaacatAACTTGAATACCGAGGCTATAGCCTTACTGACGGGGATCTCTTCACAATAGTTGTGCCTTTCCAGTTACTTTGGGCACCGTGAAAGGTCAACTTGCAGTAGATGAAAAATAGGAGTACAACATACACTTCAGGGCCCCATACTACGGGAATATCGATAAGTATCTCGTGATCTCGGAGTGTGATTTATATAAGGCTGATAATGGCCTATTCCTCCTATGCTATAACGCAATATACTGGCTCACTGGCTCATAGTCTGATCCACCATCTTCTTACTAGAAAGTTTGTTGACTGAGTTTCCTTCAATTCAACATTAGCAAGAGCCTCGTTATTGTGTCACAAAAGATAAATGGTTCACATACCGACCAATCTAGTATCTACCATGGCAAACCGAACTGCCCTTGTTGGTTGATCCCAGCTAGAGTCGGCGCCTGGCTCGATCCTTGAACAGGGCCGAGACCCGGATTCTGACTCTGATTCTGACCCTGGTTCTGGGTTGAACTAAAAACCGCACTCAGCATCGGATTCGCAGAAGTCAAGGGTAACATACGGTTGATGGTTGCTAGTCAGAGACCCGATGTTCCACTGCTGGAAGGTCTGGTCCAATCGCGCTCTGATAAGCTTGACGCGCTTCTCGCGGAGGCTTTCGAGCGCATCTTTGCTCTCGAGAATACCTCTGTTGATCTCGTCGCTGAGGGTGTATAGAGCTTCGAGTTTGCCCTCGAGCTCGTTGATCAACTTGCGGATGGCTTCTTTGTCGACTGGCTCTGTAgtgttttccttttctgtGGGCGACATGGTGATTTCTTGGTTGCgaacgaagaagagaaatgttTGCTGtagaaatttatataaactgGCGAGGGGAAGCGAGAGTGAAGAGAGTCGAGGTTG is a genomic window containing:
- a CDS encoding probable D-lactate dehydrogenase (cytochrome), giving the protein MASLQLRTQRAALRSLRTPTTASCRTTRLPASFSRSYATEIEPERPNKKTPADRVTRQRREREQREKYEEWRNMTDPTRNWMVTFVFLSGVGISYWLGTYWPRDPEPTSTLPLNKSKAPKHNTKLENMQAAWADFVKIVGQENVSTAENDLEHHATSSWSSHQAGPEDRPFCVVYPSSTEEVSEIMKVCHKRKIPVTGYSGGTSLEGHFTPTRKGISIDFGRMNKIINLHKEDLDVVVQPAMGWEALNDHLGHEGLFFPPDPGPGAMIGGMIGTGCSGTNAYRYGTMREWVLSLTVVLADGTVIKTRQRPRKSSAGYDLTKLFIGSEGTLGLVTEATLKVTVKPESTSVAVCSFPSIRHAATCVSKVVAQGIPVAAVEILDDNQMKCINDAGMTSRAWTEAATLFFKFAGTPAGVKEQVAQVQGLAKQAGSKTFEFAKSQEEQDELWSARKEALWSTTAVKKPGDHVWTGDVAVPMSKLPDLIEETKEDMAKSGLFASIVGHVGDGNFHTILLYNDAQRAKAEAVVHRMVKKAVEMEGTVTGEHGVGLVKRDYLPHELGESTVDAMRQIKKAFDPLCLLNCDKVVRVQKPKKGEVDEW